The following are encoded together in the Variovorax sp. PBS-H4 genome:
- the treS gene encoding maltose alpha-D-glucosyltransferase, translated as MNAPVSHLLLETVEIDSTDDPQWYRDAVIYQLNVKAFFDSNDDGYGDFKGVTAKLDYVKDLGVNTIWLMPFYPSPLRDDGYDIAEYEDVHPHYGTLADFKIMLEEAHKRGLRVITELVINHTSSDHPWFQAARRAPPGSPERDFYVWSDTDQLYQGTRIIFTDTETSNWAWDPVAKAYYWHRFFSHQPDLNFGNPKVLEAVFKTMRFWLDMGVDGFRLDAIPYLCERDGTSNENLPETHVVIKQLRAAIDAQYKNRFLLAEANMWPEDVREYFGDGDECHMAYHFPLMPRMYMAIAQEDRHPIVEIIQQTPEIPEGCQWAIFLRNHDELTLEMVTSKERDYMYLMYAADLRARINVGIRRRLAPLMENDMDRVKLMNAMLLSMPGSPIIYYGDEIGMGDNVFVGDRNGVRTPMQWSPDRNAGFSRADPQRLYLQPIMDAMYGYEALNVEAQARDASSLLNWTRRMLAVRKTSRAFGRGKRVFLRPGNRKILAYLSEYEGDAILTVFNLSRAAQPVELDLSAHKGSIPVEMLGRTSFPPIGELPYLLTLPSYGFYWFRLAQDAEMPSWHQEGVGLQDRPTLVLFDGWTSFFRDRVMPWRIGMAERMLTQFETDTLPRFIEIQRWYGAKGAAVARARLVDHAVWDSDGFSWMLPLVALDGPSEASTYFVPLALAWEEQDEDRLNRLTQAGVAKVRQQANVGVMADAFYDETFCRAMIRAVRDGLQVPAARGRLHFTPTDAFRRVEADLDALAVGRPGAQSSNTVVTFNETLFLKAYRRVRDGVNPEVEMGRFLTSVARYPHCVPVLGALEYIGDDGRTATLAMVQRYVRNQGDGWVYTLGYVERFLEELRTAPETLAAATPAQAHGGFAALMEVLGRRTAELHLALARRTGDAAFDPEPLAAEDIQAMREHASADVGATMALLRERLPQLPGPAQDDAQALLAQESRLAARAAAAIGNGHGLKTRYHGDYHLGQVLVSDNDFVIIDFEGEPTRSFEERRAKGSALRDVAGMLRSFNYARWSALKRVAQNADELQRLETPVRQWETASRQAFLSAYLEAMEEAAPATPVDLQLLDLFELEKALYELRYELNNRVEWVQVPLQGLLALAARDAAS; from the coding sequence ATGAATGCACCGGTATCGCACCTGCTCCTCGAGACCGTCGAGATCGACAGCACCGACGATCCGCAGTGGTATCGCGACGCCGTCATCTACCAGCTCAACGTCAAGGCCTTCTTCGATTCGAACGATGACGGCTACGGGGACTTCAAGGGTGTCACCGCCAAGCTCGACTACGTGAAGGACCTGGGGGTCAACACCATCTGGCTGATGCCCTTCTACCCGTCGCCTCTTCGCGATGACGGCTACGACATCGCGGAATACGAAGACGTGCACCCGCACTACGGCACCCTGGCGGACTTCAAGATCATGCTGGAAGAGGCCCACAAGCGTGGCCTGCGGGTCATCACCGAGCTGGTCATCAACCACACCTCGAGCGACCATCCGTGGTTCCAGGCCGCACGCCGCGCGCCGCCGGGCTCGCCAGAGCGCGATTTCTATGTGTGGAGCGACACCGACCAGCTCTACCAGGGCACGCGCATCATCTTCACCGACACCGAGACTTCCAACTGGGCCTGGGACCCGGTGGCCAAGGCGTACTACTGGCATCGCTTCTTCAGCCACCAGCCCGACCTCAACTTCGGCAATCCCAAGGTGCTGGAGGCGGTGTTCAAGACCATGCGCTTCTGGCTCGACATGGGCGTGGACGGCTTCCGGCTCGACGCCATTCCCTACCTGTGCGAGCGCGACGGCACCAGCAACGAGAACCTGCCCGAGACCCACGTGGTGATCAAGCAGCTGCGCGCCGCGATCGATGCGCAGTACAAGAACCGCTTTCTCCTCGCCGAGGCCAACATGTGGCCCGAGGACGTGCGCGAATACTTCGGCGACGGCGACGAATGCCACATGGCGTACCACTTTCCGTTGATGCCGCGGATGTACATGGCGATCGCGCAGGAGGACCGCCACCCGATCGTGGAGATCATCCAGCAGACGCCCGAGATCCCCGAGGGCTGCCAGTGGGCCATCTTCCTGCGCAACCACGACGAGCTCACGCTCGAGATGGTGACCAGCAAGGAGCGCGACTACATGTACCTCATGTATGCGGCCGACCTGCGCGCCCGCATCAACGTCGGCATCCGCCGCCGGCTCGCGCCGCTGATGGAAAACGACATGGACCGCGTGAAGCTGATGAACGCGATGCTGCTGTCGATGCCGGGCTCGCCCATCATCTACTACGGCGACGAGATCGGCATGGGCGACAACGTCTTCGTCGGCGACCGCAACGGCGTGCGCACGCCGATGCAGTGGAGCCCCGATCGCAACGCAGGCTTCTCGCGTGCCGACCCGCAGCGCCTGTACCTCCAGCCGATCATGGATGCGATGTACGGCTACGAGGCGCTGAACGTGGAGGCGCAGGCGCGCGACGCCAGCTCGCTGCTGAACTGGACCCGGCGCATGCTCGCGGTGCGCAAGACGAGCAGGGCATTCGGTCGCGGCAAGCGCGTGTTCCTGCGGCCCGGCAACCGCAAGATCCTCGCCTACCTCAGTGAATACGAGGGCGACGCCATCCTCACCGTCTTCAACCTCTCGCGCGCGGCGCAGCCGGTGGAGCTGGACCTCTCGGCCCACAAGGGCAGCATTCCGGTCGAGATGCTGGGACGCACCTCGTTCCCGCCGATCGGCGAGCTGCCGTATCTGCTCACCCTGCCCTCGTACGGCTTCTATTGGTTCCGGCTCGCGCAGGACGCCGAGATGCCGAGCTGGCACCAGGAAGGCGTGGGCCTGCAGGACCGGCCGACGCTGGTGCTCTTCGACGGATGGACCAGCTTCTTCCGGGACCGCGTGATGCCGTGGCGCATCGGCATGGCCGAGCGCATGCTCACGCAATTCGAGACCGACACGCTTCCGCGCTTCATCGAGATCCAGCGCTGGTACGGCGCCAAGGGCGCGGCGGTTGCGCGCGCCCGGCTGGTGGATCATGCGGTGTGGGACAGCGACGGCTTCAGCTGGATGCTGCCCCTCGTCGCGCTCGACGGCCCTTCAGAGGCGTCGACTTATTTCGTGCCGCTCGCGCTGGCCTGGGAGGAGCAGGACGAAGACCGCCTCAACCGGCTGACCCAGGCCGGCGTCGCCAAGGTGCGGCAGCAGGCCAACGTCGGCGTGATGGCCGATGCCTTCTACGACGAGACCTTCTGCCGCGCGATGATTCGGGCCGTGCGCGATGGCCTGCAAGTGCCGGCCGCCAGGGGGCGCCTGCACTTCACGCCCACCGACGCGTTCCGCCGCGTCGAGGCCGACCTCGACGCGCTCGCCGTCGGCCGGCCAGGCGCTCAGAGCAGCAACACGGTCGTGACCTTCAATGAGACCCTCTTCCTCAAGGCCTACCGTCGCGTGCGCGACGGCGTGAACCCCGAGGTCGAGATGGGCCGCTTTCTCACCAGCGTCGCGCGCTACCCGCATTGCGTGCCGGTACTGGGCGCGCTCGAATACATCGGCGACGACGGCCGCACCGCGACCCTGGCCATGGTGCAGCGCTACGTGCGCAACCAGGGCGACGGCTGGGTCTACACGCTGGGCTATGTAGAACGCTTCCTCGAGGAGCTGCGCACCGCGCCCGAGACGCTCGCCGCCGCGACTCCGGCGCAGGCCCACGGTGGGTTCGCAGCGCTGATGGAAGTGCTCGGCCGCCGCACGGCGGAACTGCACCTGGCATTGGCACGCCGTACCGGCGATGCGGCCTTCGACCCCGAGCCCCTGGCGGCCGAGGACATCCAGGCCATGCGCGAGCATGCGAGTGCCGATGTCGGGGCGACGATGGCACTGCTGCGCGAACGCCTGCCGCAACTGCCAGGCCCCGCGCAGGATGACGCCCAGGCGCTGCTCGCACAGGAAAGCCGGCTCGCGGCCCGCGCCGCCGCGGCGATCGGCAACGGGCACGGCCTCAAGACCCGCTACCACGGCGACTACCACCTCGGACAGGTCCTGGTTAGCGACAACGACTTCGTCATCATCGACTTCGAGGGCGAGCCCACGCGCAGCTTCGAGGAGCGCCGGGCCAAGGGGTCGGCCTTGCGCGATGTGGCCGGCATGCTGCGCTCCTTCAACTATGCGCGCTGGTCGGCACTGAAGCGCGTGGCGCAGAACGCCGACGAGCTGCAGCGCCTCGAGACGCCCGTGCGCCAGTGGGAGACCGCCAGCCGCCAGGCCTTCCTCTCCGCCTACCTCGAGGCCATGGAAGAGGCCGCGCCCGCGACACCCGTCGACCTGCAACTGCTGGACCTGTTCGAACTTGAAAAGGCGCTGTACGAGCTGCGCTACGAATTGAACAATCGTGTCGAATGGGTCCAGGTCCCGCTGCAAGGCCTCCTTGCGCTGGCGGCCCGCGACGCCGCATCCTGA